A genomic window from Pocillopora verrucosa isolate sample1 chromosome 7, ASM3666991v2, whole genome shotgun sequence includes:
- the LOC136282320 gene encoding uncharacterized skeletal organic matrix protein 5-like: MKIDGNKNTFHFDSAYWSDTNEYNLNGGSTRFDTQETKLPTYWNTPFSQICLGMKINEQLNFVVLTKQGSSLFSLIADGSYRATSLGRNTWKSLLGSEGSLQIACNREGFNSVCKTCKVRIGIVSNNEYSCLSCDSRIGFGAGGHPDDSSTCGNAATWSPDNGDRNLKAMGYVLVQ; encoded by the exons ATGAAGATTGATGGCAATAAG AACACCTTCCACTTCGACTCCGCTTACTGGAGTGATACAAATGAATATAACCTCAACGGAGGTTCAACGAGATTTGACACACAAGAAACCAAACTGCCAACCTACTGGAATACGCCTTTCTCTCAAATCTGTCTTGGTATGAAGATCAACGAGCAGCTTAATTTCGTTGTCCTTACCAAACAAGGTAGCTCTCTGTTCTCACTAATCGCTGACGGGTCTTACCGCGCCACTTCACTTGGTCGTAACACATGGAAATCACTGCTTGGTTCTGAGGGCTCTCTACAGATTGCGTGCAACAGGGAGGGCTTTAACTCAGTGTGTAAAACATGTAAAGTTAGAATTGGAATCGTCTCCAATAACGAGTACAGCTGCTTAAGTTGTGATTCGAGAATTGGTTTTGGTGCTGGTGGACACCCGGATGATTCCAGCACATGTGGTAACGCAGCTACTTGGAGCCCTGACAATGGAGATAGAAACTTAAAAGCTATGGGCTACGTATTAGTTCAGTAA